The nucleotide sequence TTTTTCAACTGCCAGACTCCATAAGCCTCACAGATACTTCCGTCCTCGTCGGAAAGGAGAGTAAAATTGAGTTCTTGTTTTTCTATAAATTTCTGGTGGGACTTAACTGTATCTTTCGAGACGCCGACTACATTATAGCCTTCCTTTTTCAATCTCGCAAAATTATCCCTAAAATCGCAGGCCTCTGTTGTGCAACCTGGGGTTTGATCCTTAGGATAAAAATATAATACCAAACCTTTTTTTCCGGCCAGATCCTTGAGAGAAACCTTTTCCCCGTCTTGGTTCAGGGTCGTAAAACTAGGGGCCTTGGCGCCCGCTTTTAAAGTACTCATACAAAGACAAATGATGGGGAACTCGGCTACTAGACAAGATTTTTTGTTTCGTTTCCGTTTTCAGGGGGGAAGAAGAAGGTAAAAAGCCTTGCGAAATCGGAAAACCTGACGATAGTAAAAGTATGGATCCTAAAGAAAGAATGGAGCTGATTCGTCAGGGAAATCAGGCCTTCAACGAAGGTGATATCCGAAAGGCCAGGGAATGTTTTCTG is from Leptospira neocaledonica and encodes:
- the bcp gene encoding thioredoxin-dependent thiol peroxidase; this translates as MSTLKAGAKAPSFTTLNQDGEKVSLKDLAGKKGLVLYFYPKDQTPGCTTEACDFRDNFARLKKEGYNVVGVSKDTVKSHQKFIEKQELNFTLLSDEDGSICEAYGVWQLKKFMGREFMGILRTTFLIGADLKILKVYPKVSVKGHVDEILGDIKALGKK